The window atcttaaacGTTTTTGACTATTTCTAACACATACGTGCAGTTATTTACGAATGatcaaataattaaaacattcaaAAATAATGTGTCCCATGCGCAGCGAGGCGTGTTCTGATTGGTGTAGAGGAAGACGTTGACGGTAAAAGGCGTGCTGTGGTTGGTCGAGAGGTAGACGGCAACGTTAAACAGGAAGTGGGCGGGTTAAAGCGGCTTCGAGAATGGCGGTGAGTAGCATAAACGTTTTCGTACCGTTCGCTTAATAAACGCATTTATGAACACGTGGCTTTGATAAACATGTAAACAAAGTAATGTGCTGCGTACATTAAGCATTTTATATTTGTACAGTCCAGAGTTCGCTAGTTATTGTGgttttgctgtattgtgcatTAGTGGGCCAAGCaacacaataatagactggtctgatatatatatatatatatatataatataacatgTGACTTTAATTGGCAGGATAAAGAgaagaaaaagaaggaaagtaTATTTGATTTGTCGAAATACATCGACAAACATATCAGAGTAAAGTTCCAAGGAGGTCGTGAAGGTGAGAGAGAGTTAACattataagataaaaaaaaatgttgttattattattattattattattattgaattataaaAGGTCATAACTAAATTTCTCTTTAGTATCAAGCTGTTCTTTTTCTGATGCAAGACTAgagttttaattataattaacacATTATATTTGAAAACAAATCAACATAATTGAACATTTACCTCATGTAGATGAAAGTAAAATAATTTCGTATTTGTCAAATTTAATCTAATCTAtccatttaatttttgtttctcaGCTAGTGGTGTTTTAAAAGGCTTTGACCCACTGTTAAATCTTGTGTTGGATGGCACCATTGAATACATGCGAGGTAAGCGTTAATAATTGGTCATTTGGGGGcgtgtgtagctcagcgagttttgacgctgactaacacccctggagtcacgagttcgaatccaggacatgccgagtgactccagccaggtctcctaatcaacaaattggcccggttgctagggagggtagagtcacatggggtaacctcattgtggttgcgattagtggttctcgctctcaatggggcgcgtggtcaattgtgcgtggatcgcggagagtagcatgagcctccacatgctgtgggtctccgtggtgtcatgcacaatgagccacgtgataagatgtgcagattgacggtctcagaagcggaggcaactgagacttgtcctccaccacccggattgaggtgagtaaccgcgccaccacgaggacctactaagtagtgggaattgggcattccaaattgggagaaaaggggataaaaaataaataatcaatcatttgtcCTTTACAtgagcatttttttatttctaagctTCCTGATCACATCCTTTTCATGCAGACCCTGATGACCAGTATAAGTTGACAGAAGACACCAGGCAGCTTGGTCTGGTTGTGTGTCGAGGGACGTCTGTTGTGCTTATCTGTCCACAGGATGGGATGGAAGCCATTCCAAACCCATTCATTCAACAGCAGGATGGATAAAATACACATGAATGCACAAAAACACCccaaaacaaacagacacaatGTTGTTTTCCTGCATTGTGTAGATGTTATTTTGTTAGGTCTGAAATAATGGATAGTGATGTCacactgattacattttttttacattttgtatttagaCTCGGGATTAATGTTTTTGTTAGTATTGTTTCTGCGATTTATGTGTATGTAGATTATGGTGAAATATGTGACATGTTTACTGTATATGAAAATGGGCACATACTGTTCCCCTGGTTCTGAAGTTAATTTGGACATTAATAAACATCTGGGATTTCATCATTTCTAATTTATGCAAAAACAAAGTTTATGACCGGGTGGATCCCACTGGCTTGCTTTTGTTTTACCTTTTAAGAAAGCTTTTGTAGACACACAAACTGTTAAGACATTAACAGCAttatatattcttaatgcaaactGTACACAAAAATAATACTTGTTCAACTGTAAAGACTCAATTCTGGGATGCTTCTTTATTTTGGGGAATGTTTTTTCTACATTTATCAAGTTGTATAATAGCTTAAAAAGGATTGGGTTTACATTAGAGGTCCACCGATTgttgattttgccgataccgataaccaagGTGATGGAAAATACCGATAACTGATAAATTGTCTGATAGTTAACTTTTTTTAGTCTTGCCTaaagacattgaggctacaaaagtccaaaattaataaaatcccaaaagcagtttagtgtgcaaccaaagtctcattaataaccagaaaaattacgATTTGGTACATAACGccagacttttaactataaacaagcctgaaatacaccagggacttggctccattataatgttagtaattaccaaatgaagctttttatagtttatatatccaccagatgaagagttttgtatatacagtataaatatatatgtatatatatatatatgatatatacaagatgaggtttattgacATCGGCAAATATCGGTagagatttttgccaataaccgattgttccaaaaagcaactatcggtaccaattaatcagtaaaaccgatatatcggtctacctctaatttaaATATCAGTTTTTGTCTAATAATTATTTGTTAATTGGAAAAGTCCAAGTCTAGTTTTTCTAGTAACAGTGACTAGAACTTGttttttgtgagtgcaatctctataaaatagaGTAACACattacaacaaggttccatttgttaacataagtcaacatgaactaacaatgagcaatacttttatagttattaatcttggttaatgtaaatttaaacatttagcaatacactttttttctccccaatctggaatttccaatgtgctctaagtcctcatggtggcatagtgtttcgcctcagtccaggtggcggtggacaagtctcagttgcctccacgtctgagaaaGTCAATCTGCgcgtcttatcacatggcttgttgagcgcgttaccgtggaggtgtagtgcatgtggaggcccacgttattctccacggcatccatgcacaactcaccacgcgcccccccgcccccattgagagcgagaaacacacattatagcgaccacaggAGGTTACttcatgtgactttaccctccctagcaagtgggtcaatttggttgcttaggagacctggatggtgTCACTCAgcccaccctggattcgaactcacgactccaggggtgatagttagctctttactcgctgagctacccagatcccctgactatactttgtgatcagctgaatgccactttggtgaattaaagtaccaatttctttaagaaacagcaaaatctgtacattattccaaacttttggccgccattgtataccaaaaacatttttgctgtttttttctaATCATTCAAACTTCTTTATAGAACTTTGTGAGTCTTTGCTGATTTAACAAAGTGCTTTAATGATTGTCGAAAGTCCTTAAGTCCGATCATTTTTGCGGATTCTGTCGAAGGAGGGGGAAAAAATAGTTTATTTAGACGCTGCAACATTGACCAATCAAAGATGAGATCATACACTCACCTGCGTAAAGCCACGCCCACAAGAGAGATGAACGCATAACAGCGTTGCGTTCTGTACAGTTAACAACCACATCGCGT of the Myxocyprinus asiaticus isolate MX2 ecotype Aquarium Trade chromosome 49, UBuf_Myxa_2, whole genome shotgun sequence genome contains:
- the LOC127438177 gene encoding U6 snRNA-associated Sm-like protein LSm7 — translated: MADKEKKKKESIFDLSKYIDKHIRVKFQGGREASGVLKGFDPLLNLVLDGTIEYMRDPDDQYKLTEDTRQLGLVVCRGTSVVLICPQDGMEAIPNPFIQQQDG